In the genome of Myxococcus stipitatus, one region contains:
- a CDS encoding PAS domain S-box protein: protein MRVLIVAQGGADLSPLETLLEERGDTVVHVSRDVEVPAAWRAGACPLVVLDARDEGSRVPLVRALRSLPGGNAAVVLMVAQRGALHTATLALEEGADDILAWPLEREELTLRLGMAERRSLRRESRAGVPFGDALRDTLLAVSPVPTCITTLVEGRVVAANDAYFRAFGYTREEMLGKTTVELHLWDRPFDRAQVMERLRQHGAVRGVDARYHTRTGEVRHTLLFMGLVPLGDEPHVISFFPDITPLKQAEEELRRSEVSFRTLIQSLPDLVAVFDRDARVRYANLKVARALGYSDVRELVGKHISDMIPPEDLASADARMHEALRTGRNALQDRRMVRRDGGILHVESTTFPLHFDGEDSIVSVAHDLTERHQMQARLRLAERMASVGTLAAGVAHEINNPLAYLTANLAFAREELSHLPAPGEPGVDPELLRSLADAQSALAEAQQGAERVRTIVRDLKTFSRVDALEDSVIDVRQVLDSTLNLATTEIRHRARVVKCFEDVPPVRANESRLGQVFLNLLVNAAQAIPEGAPERHEIRVTTRLGDASRVMVEVADTGVGIATEHLPRLFDPFFTTKAPGVGTGLGLSICHNLVTALGGEIRVRSAPGKGSTFQVLLPASEHPRVEPEPAIVEAPVVEKRGRLLVVDDEPLVCTALGRTLRPHHDVTLATRAQDALERIEAGELYDVVFCDLMMPGMSGMDFYSTLLKRHPDQARRVVFLTGGAVTPQARAFLETVTSPHIEKPFAGRELLSLVQERLARV from the coding sequence ATGCGGGTCCTGATAGTCGCTCAGGGAGGGGCGGACCTGTCGCCACTGGAAACCCTGCTGGAAGAGCGGGGGGACACGGTCGTCCACGTCTCTCGGGACGTGGAGGTCCCCGCGGCCTGGCGCGCCGGGGCCTGCCCCTTGGTGGTGCTGGACGCGAGGGACGAGGGCTCGCGCGTGCCCCTCGTGCGGGCCCTTCGCAGCCTCCCCGGGGGCAACGCGGCGGTGGTGCTGATGGTGGCCCAGCGAGGCGCCCTGCACACCGCCACGCTCGCGCTGGAGGAAGGCGCGGACGACATCCTCGCCTGGCCCCTGGAGCGGGAGGAGCTGACGCTGCGGCTGGGGATGGCGGAGCGCCGCTCGCTGAGGCGCGAGTCGCGCGCGGGGGTGCCCTTCGGCGACGCGCTGCGGGACACGCTGCTGGCCGTCAGCCCCGTCCCCACCTGCATCACCACGCTGGTGGAGGGCCGCGTCGTCGCCGCCAACGACGCCTACTTCCGGGCCTTCGGCTACACGCGCGAGGAGATGCTGGGCAAGACGACGGTGGAGCTCCACCTGTGGGACCGCCCCTTCGACCGCGCGCAGGTGATGGAGCGACTGCGGCAGCACGGCGCCGTGCGCGGCGTGGATGCCCGCTACCACACCCGCACGGGCGAGGTGCGCCACACGCTGCTCTTCATGGGCCTGGTGCCGCTGGGCGACGAGCCCCACGTCATCTCCTTCTTCCCCGACATCACCCCGCTCAAACAGGCCGAGGAGGAGCTGCGCCGCTCCGAGGTGAGCTTCCGCACCCTCATCCAGAGCCTGCCGGACCTGGTGGCCGTCTTCGACCGCGACGCCCGCGTGCGCTACGCCAACCTCAAGGTGGCCCGGGCGCTGGGCTACTCCGACGTGCGCGAGCTCGTGGGCAAGCACATCTCCGACATGATTCCCCCGGAGGACCTCGCCTCCGCGGACGCGCGCATGCACGAGGCGCTGCGCACCGGCCGCAACGCGCTCCAGGACCGGCGCATGGTGCGCCGCGACGGCGGCATCCTCCACGTGGAGTCCACCACCTTCCCGCTCCACTTCGACGGCGAGGACTCCATCGTCTCCGTGGCGCACGACCTCACGGAGCGCCACCAGATGCAGGCGCGGCTGCGGCTCGCCGAGCGCATGGCCTCCGTGGGCACGCTCGCCGCGGGCGTGGCGCACGAAATCAACAACCCGCTGGCGTACCTCACCGCCAACCTGGCCTTCGCGCGCGAGGAGCTCTCCCACCTGCCCGCCCCCGGTGAGCCGGGCGTGGACCCGGAGCTGCTGCGCTCGCTCGCGGACGCGCAATCCGCGCTCGCCGAGGCCCAGCAGGGCGCCGAGCGTGTGCGCACCATCGTCCGCGACCTGAAGACCTTCAGCCGCGTGGACGCACTCGAGGACTCCGTCATCGACGTGCGCCAGGTGCTCGACTCCACGCTGAACCTGGCCACCACCGAAATCCGCCACCGCGCCCGCGTGGTGAAGTGCTTCGAGGACGTCCCGCCCGTGCGCGCCAACGAGTCGCGACTGGGCCAGGTGTTCCTCAACCTGCTCGTCAACGCCGCGCAGGCCATCCCCGAGGGCGCACCGGAGCGCCACGAGATTCGCGTCACCACGCGCCTGGGCGACGCGTCTCGGGTGATGGTGGAGGTGGCGGACACGGGCGTGGGCATCGCCACCGAGCACCTGCCGCGCCTCTTCGACCCGTTCTTCACCACCAAGGCCCCTGGCGTGGGCACCGGCCTGGGCCTGTCCATCTGCCACAACCTGGTGACGGCGCTGGGCGGTGAGATTCGCGTGCGCAGCGCCCCCGGCAAGGGCTCCACCTTCCAGGTGCTCCTGCCCGCCTCCGAGCACCCGCGCGTGGAGCCGGAGCCCGCCATCGTCGAGGCGCCCGTCGTCGAGAAGCGCGGCCGGCTGCTCGTCGTGGATGACGAGCCCCTGGTCTGCACCGCGCTGGGCCGCACCCTGCGCCCCCACCACGACGTGACCCTCGCCACGCGCGCGCAGGACGCGCTGGAGCGCATCGAGGCGGGCGAGCTCTACGACGTCGTCTTCTGCGACCTGATGATGCCGGGCATGAGCGGGATGGACTTCTACTCCACCCTCCTCAAGCGCCATCCGGACCAGGCCCGCCGCGTCGTCTTCCTCACCGGCGGTGCGGTGACACCTCAGGCGCGCGCCTTCCTCGAAACCGTCACCAGTCCCCACATCGAAAAGCCCTTCGCGGGGCGCGAGCTCTTGTCCTTGGTGCAAGAACGATTGGCCCGTGTCTGA